A region of the Terriglobia bacterium genome:
TGTTCGCGCAGGTGCTGCTGAACCGGAAGCGGCTCCGTCAACCGAAAGTGGGGAACCCATGAGCGACGACGGTCAGGGAAGTGTACCGGGCATCCTCGTGGCCGCCGCGGTCGGCGCCGTGGTCGGTGAAGGGGTCGCGTCTTTCCGACGTCACCCCTCCCGTCGCGAAGCGATCCCGTCGCGGCGCGGGTAGGATTTCACCCCATGGGGAGCCGTCGGTCCTTGACCTAGCCTGACAGTTGGGGCGTCCGGGCGAGCCTCGGGACGACGGCCCGCGCCGCTCGAAGATCGGCGAGACGCCGAATCGGCGGCGGATGCCCGGTAAGGAGAGACTCGGATGAGCCGCAGACATGCGTTCAGCGTCAGGAGCACCCTGTTCGTCATGACATTGGCATTCCTGCCGATCGCCGTCGCCCGCGCGGAGTCGCACCCCGATGCATGGATCACGATGAAGGCGAAGGCCGCCCTCGAGGTTGCCGCCCTGCCCGCGCCGCAAAGCTCGAGGACACCGATCAAGGGGGTGTCCTCGGTCCGCCACAATCCCGGTGACTCGGGGGACGAGGTGATTCGGCGGGGCGTGGAGAAGGCCCTGCTGGATCTCGATGCCCGGGCGAACTCGGATATCCGCGTGATGGTGAAGGACGGCGTCGTTTGGCTGACCGGCACCGTGCCGGCGTGGGAGGGCAACTCCGCGAGAGTCTACGCTGCTCGCTCGGTGACCGGAGTCCGATCGATCATCAACGGCCTGCGCGTCGTTGGGGCGGGTTCGGCTGCGCGGTAACCTCGGGGAGACCTCGAACTCGGAGTCGATCAACCCGGTCACCGACAGGCGCTCCTCGGGTCGTCGCTCTGGAATCCGCACCGGGGGCGTCGTCGACCGAATCGAGCCGTTTCGTCGTCACGAGGCGACGAGTTTGCCGTGGATCTCGCGCGTCAACGTGTCGATGCGGGCGGCCATCGTCTGCACGTCTTCCGTGAGCTGCGTGTTGGCCTCGAGCAGCTCTTGCAGCTTGTCGGACTGGCGCGCCGCGATCTCCTGCCGCTCCGCGTTCACGCGGGCCAGCTCCTCGCGATGCTGCGCATCCGCGTCCGCATGCACCTTGTCGCGGTCGGCCTGGCGGGTCTGGGCCAGCAGGATGAGCGGGGCGGCGTACGCCGCCTGGAGGCTGAACACGAGATTGAGCAGGATGAAAGGGTACACGTCGAAACGGGCGTATCCCGCCGCATTGACGGCGATCCACAGAGCGACGATCACGGTCTGCCCGACCACGAAGCCCGGCGTGCCGAAATAGCGGGCGAAGGCCTCGGCGCGCCGCCCGAACCCGTCCGCACCGAAAGGGCGAGTCAGATGGAGATGTGGACGGTGGAACCGGTAGTAGTC
Encoded here:
- a CDS encoding DUF1003 domain-containing protein, producing MVSQTATDPAGARPASPAVFATDYYRFHRPHLHLTRPFGADGFGRRAEAFARYFGTPGFVVGQTVIVALWIAVNAAGYARFDVYPFILLNLVFSLQAAYAAPLILLAQTRQADRDKVHADADAQHREELARVNAERQEIAARQSDKLQELLEANTQLTEDVQTMAARIDTLTREIHGKLVAS
- a CDS encoding BON domain-containing protein; this translates as MSRRHAFSVRSTLFVMTLAFLPIAVARAESHPDAWITMKAKAALEVAALPAPQSSRTPIKGVSSVRHNPGDSGDEVIRRGVEKALLDLDARANSDIRVMVKDGVVWLTGTVPAWEGNSARVYAARSVTGVRSIINGLRVVGAGSAAR